The window TATCGAAGCGAGCCACAGCCGGGTTCAGTCGCTGCACTGGCTCACTGACCCGCCGGAAGGCATGGCTAACAATCAGATTCGCTACAACCTGGTTGACCACCAAGGTTCCTGCACTCTTGAGGTGGACGAAGAGGCAGGCTTGCTGACGCAAGAAGGCTATTACGCGTTTGGCGGTACGGCGTGGTGGGCTGCCCGCAGTGACGTCGAGTCCAGGCACAAAAGTATTCACTACAGTGGTAAAACACGGGATACCAGCGGGCTGGTCTACTACGGGTATCGGTACTACGCCCCTTGGCTGTTTCGCTGGATTAATCCTGACCCTGCGGGGTCGGTCGACGGTCTGAACCACTTCCGGTTTTGTAGGAACAACCCCGTTACCTACAAAGACTTCACAGGGGCGCAATCGGTCATCAATGGCGATGGACCGGACGATATCAAGTTGCCGAGCGATATGACCCCCGAGCAAATCGAGACTATTCAATTATCCAAAGGCAAAGGGGCGATGTTAACGGGAACAATCGTGCATCAGATCAGCCTGCCCAAACAGTTCAAGCTCGATAACATGAGCCGCGAAACGTTCAAAAACGCCGGTCCTGGAACAGCATTTACGGCGATCGCCAATGTCTACACAGGAGATATTTACTTTTCCCCACTGGAGTCAAACGCTCGTAGCCTGCCGCCCACCAATCGAACCCGAACCGAATCCTTCGTCACCCACACTCGCCTGGGCAAAGTACCTAACCCGCCAATTGCACATCAGGGCGGTGGCGAGAACCCAAGTCATACGCAGCTGGCTCAACGTGTAGGTCTTGATCAAAAAGACGCGGTTGGTTTCGCCTTGAGTAGCGGTCTAAATCGCGGCATCTACAACATGACCTTCATGTCACGGTCCAGCCAAAACACTCCGCTTGTTGATGATGACTCGAATGACCGACTGAGTTATGTCGATCAAAAAGATCTGCAGAAATATAAATTCGTGACGGAAAGCAGCGGAGGAGTCCTTACCCGGACGCATCAAGTCAGCGTGCTGCCACCTAAGTGGGGGAATGCCATTTATGACTACTTGTCGGGTGAGTTGGGGGAAGACAGTCATGACCAGGACCCCAACGTGTTTGCCAGCAAAACGCGCTCCGAACCGACGGCGTTTGCGCCGCCACCGCCGCCTCCAATGTTGATGGCACAGAAACCGAGTCAGTCGTTACGTCCTCGGGTGGTGCATTAGAAAAAATGCCTATCCCGCACGCCTCAGGATTATTGAGGAGCCGCACGCGTGCCGAAGCCTAGGCTTGCGCTGCCGTTCCTCTACGATCCTCCCGCGGACACCGTGCAAACCGCGCCCGATAACTGCGGGTGAAATACGACGGTGATTCAAACCCGCACGCAATACTCACCTCCAGCACGCTCA is drawn from Pseudomonas sp. 31-12 and contains these coding sequences:
- a CDS encoding RHS repeat-associated core domain-containing protein — encoded protein: MGNYKQTFTYDPAGNLKTLCHAGSHPYTVEMAIDPASNRSLKKPDVGEPDFTGSFDSNGNLLMLSPGAEKMRWDARNRLTEVIQVARRQEQNDTESYWYDSDGQRLRKVIHTKTSALMRTAEVRFLPGLDIHYDPDGETRHVVNIEASHSRVQSLHWLTDPPEGMANNQIRYNLVDHQGSCTLEVDEEAGLLTQEGYYAFGGTAWWAARSDVESRHKSIHYSGKTRDTSGLVYYGYRYYAPWLFRWINPDPAGSVDGLNHFRFCRNNPVTYKDFTGAQSVINGDGPDDIKLPSDMTPEQIETIQLSKGKGAMLTGTIVHQISLPKQFKLDNMSRETFKNAGPGTAFTAIANVYTGDIYFSPLESNARSLPPTNRTRTESFVTHTRLGKVPNPPIAHQGGGENPSHTQLAQRVGLDQKDAVGFALSSGLNRGIYNMTFMSRSSQNTPLVDDDSNDRLSYVDQKDLQKYKFVTESSGGVLTRTHQVSVLPPKWGNAIYDYLSGELGEDSHDQDPNVFASKTRSEPTAFAPPPPPPMLMAQKPSQSLRPRVVH